From a single Arachis hypogaea cultivar Tifrunner chromosome 3, arahy.Tifrunner.gnm2.J5K5, whole genome shotgun sequence genomic region:
- the LOC112790521 gene encoding subtilisin-like protease SBT1.8: MEKMPSIFFFCFFLCLSHSSSSSSLESPINNVAKKKTYIVHMNHNQKPSIYSTHHDWYIASLQSLSTNSDSDSDPLLYSYKTAYNGFAASLDPQQAQALLASGSVLGIYEDTLYQLHTTRTPEFLGLETQTTLWAGHSNEDLGRALNDVIIGVLDTGVWPESKSFDDAGMPEIPARWRGQCESGPDFSPKLCNKKLIGARSFSRGFHMASGNSGSGYPGRQKEPVSPRDKDGHGTHTASTAAGSPVANASLLGYAIGTARGMAPQSRVAAYKVCWTDGCFASDILAGIDRAIEDGVDVLSLSLGGGSAPYFRDTIAIGAFAAVEKGIFVACSAGNSGPSKSTLANVAPWIMTVGAGTLDRDFPAFAVLGNKKFSGVSLYSGKGMGTEPVSLVYFKNSNQSSSICLPGSLDPDLVKGKVVLCDRGMNARVEKGQVVRDAGGVGMILANTAESGEELVADSHLLPAVAVGRIVGDQIREYVGSDPKATAVLSFGGTVLNVRPSPVVAAFSSRGPNTVTRQILKPDVIGPGVNILAAWSEAIGPSGLAQDTRKTKFNIMSGTSMSCPHISGLAALLKAAHPEWSPSAIKSALMTTAYTRDNTRSLLHDAAEGSFSNPWAHGSGHVNPQKALSPGLVYDASTSDYVKFLCSLGYSPEQLQILIKHSGFNCTKKFSDPGQLNYPSFSVMFGGKRVVRYTRRLTNVGEADSVYNVTVNVPPAVSVTVKPTRLVFGKVGESKTYTVTFVSKKGTKNKARYGFGSIVWSNAYHQVKSPVAFAWTAL, from the exons ATGGAGAAAATgccttccattttcttcttctgcttcttcctCTGCCTctcacattcttcttcttcatcttcgttAGAATCACCCATTAATAATGTGGCAAAGAAGAAAACCTACATTGTTCACATGAACCACAACCAAAAGCCTTCCATATATTCCACCCACCATGACTGGTACATTGCAAGCCTTCAATCTCTCTCAActaattcagattcagattcgGATCCACTTCTCTATTCCTACAAAACAGCTTACAACGGTTTTGCTGCCTCTCTCGACCCACAACAGGCCCAAGCCCTTCTCGCCTCGGGCTCAGTCCTTGGCATCTACGAGGACACACTCTACCAACTCCACACTACACGAACACCCGAGTTCCTTGGCCTCGAAACCCAAACCACCCTGTGGGCCGGCCACAGTAACGAGGACCTAGGACGGGCTCTAAATGACGTTATTATCGGCGTACTCGACACCGGCGTCTGGCCCGAATCCAAAAGCTTCGATGACGCAGGAATGCCTGAGATCCCGGCCCGGTGGCGCGGACAATGCGAATCAGGCCCGGACTTCTCTCCAAAACTCTGCAACAAGAAGCTCATCGGGGCCCGAAGCTTCTCCAGAGGGTTCCACATGGCGTCCGGAAATTCCGGAAGCGGTTACCCAGGGAGACAGAAGGAGCCTGTGTCCCCACGCGACAAAGACGGCCATGGAACCCACACGGCGAGCACAGCAGCGGGGTCGCCGGTGGCTAACGCAAGCCTTTTAGGATACGCCATCGGAACGGCCCGTGGGATGGCCCCGCAGTCCCGCGTGGCGGCCTACAAGGTTTGTTGGACCGACGGCTGTTTCGCCTCCGACATTCTCGCCGGAATAGATCGTGCAATTGAAGACGGCGTGGACGTGCTCTCGCTCTCCCTCGGTGGCGGCTCCGCCCCTTACTTCCGTGACACAATCGCGATAGGCGCGTTTGCGGCGGTTGAGAAAGGGATCTTCGTCGCATGCTCCGCGGGGAACAGTGGACCCAGTAAGAGCACACTTGCCAACGTGGCACCGTGGATTATGACCGTTGGGGCAGGTACACTTGACCGTGACTTCCCGGCTTTTGCGGTTCTTGGTAACAAGAAGTTTTCTGGGGTTTCGCTTTATAGTGGGAAAGGGATGGGAACTGAACCGGTCAGTTTGGTTTATTTTAAGAATTCGAACCAGTCTAGTAGCATTTGTCTGCCCGGTTCGCTTGACCCGGATTTGGTGAAGGGAAAAGTGGTTCTTTGCGATAGGGGGATGAATGCGAGGGTTGAGAAGGGACAGGTTGTGAGGGACGCCGGTGGTGTCGGGATGATTCTTGCAAACACGGCGGAGAGTGGGGAGGAGTTGGTGGCCGATAGTCATTTGTTGCCGGCGGTGGCAGTTGGGAGGATTGTTGGGGACCAGATCAGGGAGTATGTCGGGTCGGATCCGAAGGCGACAGCAGTTTTGAGCTTCGGTGGGACGGTTTTGAACGTTAGGCCGTCGCCTGTTGTGGCTGCTTTCAGTTCGAGAGGGCCCAATACCGTGACGAGGCAGATACTAAAACCTGATGTTATTGGGCCTGGTGTCAATATTCTCGCTGCTTGGTCAGAAGCTATTGGGCCCTCTGGGCTGGCTCAGGACACTCGCAAGACTAAGTTCAACATCATGTCAG GTACTTCAATGTCATGTCCGCACATAAGTGGGTTGGCTGCGTTGCTGAAAGCAGCTCACCCAGAATGGAGTCCCAGTGCAATCAAATCGGCACTCATGACGACAGCCTACACCCGCGACAACACCCGGTCGCTACTCCATGATGCCGCCGAAGGCTCGTTCTCCAACCCATGGGCTCACGGTTCAGGCCACGTCAACCCACAGAAGGCTCTCTCCCCTGGGCTTGTCTATGATGCCTCCACAAGTGACTACGTTAAATTCTTGTGCTCCTTGGGCTATAGCCCAGAACAATTGCAAATCTTAATCAAGCACTCCGGTTTCAATTGCACCAAGAAGTTCTCTGACCCTGGCCAATTGAATTACCCTTCATTCTCGGTCATGTTTGGTGGCAAGAGGGTTGTCCGGTACACACGGAGGCTGACCAATGTTGGCGAGGCCGATTCGGTTTACAATGTGACCGTGAATGTCCCGCCGGCTGTGAGTGTAACAGTGAAGCCCACCAGGCTTGTGTTTGGAAAAGTAGGTGAGAGTAAAACGTACACTGTCACGTTTGTTTCCAAGAAGGGTACAAAAAATAAAGCTAGGTATGGGTTTGGTAGCATTGTGTGGAGCAATGCCTATCACCAAGTTAAAAGCCCAGTAGCTTTTGCTTGGACAGCGTTGTGA